A window of Synechococcus sp. MEDNS5 contains these coding sequences:
- a CDS encoding DUF3747 domain-containing protein — MARFRIVAAVLTAAVASGLTSPARAQGSLFTTSEVDQTKFVMVAAPIGSGSSAQLNIYEQRTNARPCFEMSGSAPAVVNPMLATFDFTGICNRYIDGNGYSLRIGGDDLGTRYRLSVIKSANDVQLMAVPTRDPAQSTYLIAKAGGAGNGFIQLVLEPGWRLMRRQYGKRTLGHLYVYRDAAPAAEAP, encoded by the coding sequence ATGGCCCGTTTCCGGATCGTTGCTGCCGTTCTCACCGCCGCGGTGGCTTCCGGCCTGACTTCTCCGGCCAGGGCTCAGGGTTCCCTGTTCACCACGTCTGAAGTGGATCAGACGAAATTTGTGATGGTGGCGGCACCGATCGGCAGTGGATCCAGTGCTCAGCTGAATATCTATGAGCAGCGCACCAACGCCAGACCTTGTTTTGAGATGTCGGGAAGTGCTCCGGCTGTGGTGAATCCGATGCTTGCCACCTTTGATTTCACCGGAATTTGCAATCGGTACATCGATGGCAACGGTTATTCGCTGCGGATTGGGGGCGATGACCTGGGTACCCGTTACCGGCTGTCGGTGATCAAGTCGGCGAACGATGTGCAGCTCATGGCCGTGCCAACCCGGGATCCTGCTCAATCCACCTATCTGATCGCCAAGGCAGGTGGGGCCGGCAATGGCTTCATTCAGTTGGTACTGGAGCCCGGCTGGCGTCTGATGCGTCGCCAGTACGGCAAACGCACCTTGGGCCATCTGTATGTGTACAGGGATGCCGCCCCTGCAGCAGAAGCGCCCTGA
- the def gene encoding peptide deformylase, translating into MARSFAQLARSAEKAGSPVAVPKEPLETAPLQIHTLGDDVLRLDARRIGKVDETVRDLARDMLRSMYTARGIGLAAPQVGVHQQLLVIDLDPETASSPPLVLINPEIISASASLDTYEEGCLSIPGVYLDVVRPSAVQVSFRDEMGRPRTMKADGLMARCIQHEMDHLTGVLFVDRVTDAGGLSKELKDHGFRTNDVRSLA; encoded by the coding sequence TTGGCCAGGAGCTTTGCCCAATTGGCACGATCGGCCGAGAAGGCGGGTTCTCCGGTGGCCGTTCCGAAAGAGCCTCTGGAGACTGCGCCTCTGCAGATCCATACCCTCGGAGACGACGTGCTGCGGCTGGATGCCCGGCGCATCGGCAAGGTGGATGAAACCGTGCGTGATCTGGCGCGCGACATGCTGCGCAGCATGTACACGGCCCGAGGCATCGGCTTGGCGGCTCCCCAGGTTGGCGTTCACCAGCAGCTGCTTGTGATTGATCTGGATCCGGAAACAGCCAGCTCGCCACCGCTGGTGCTCATCAATCCGGAGATCATCTCTGCCAGTGCAAGCCTCGACACCTACGAGGAAGGTTGCCTGAGTATTCCAGGGGTGTATCTGGATGTGGTGCGCCCCAGCGCCGTTCAGGTGAGTTTTCGCGATGAGATGGGGCGGCCGAGAACCATGAAAGCCGATGGCTTGATGGCCCGATGCATTCAGCACGAAATGGACCATCTCACCGGTGTTTTGTTCGTTGACCGGGTGACCGATGCCGGAGGTCTGAGCAAGGAACTCAAGGACCATGGCTTCCGGACCAATGACGTTCGCTCTCTGGCCTGA
- a CDS encoding prolyl oligopeptidase family serine peptidase: MATRHPLSARQALGRQPSLKAPRILGDWLLWLEQRPQEKGRTTALLRRWGQPDHPPLELTPAPCNLRCRIHEYGGGASAAALLDHGLLFTWIDGSDGCLWARSWSGLSGGDPRSVVAKGPAKRLTAPGDGLLGGGVIDPKRHRWIGVMEQGGRDDLVHVALDHLDQTPLVLHPAADFAGYPAISPDGDQLAWVEWEQPAMPWDAAALRWASINANGDLGTVGTLAGSTPGAAHPTSIFQPLWLPDGQLVVAEDGSGWWNLMRHQNPCDPSQSWERLWPMQAETAMPQWVFGMSTTAWDGEQLLAAVCADGRWQLKRLSADGAVSLVDQPFDDLAELDADAGRAVAIASNSTTGQGLLELHMASGRWSHTPASDAVLEPEHVSIAEPFWFEGAAGRRTHAWYYPPSGGASTDTPLLVKSHGGPTAMARRGLSLGIQFWTTRGWGVVDVNYGGSTGFGRAYRERLNGEWGMVDVQDCAAAAQAVITSGRAHPQRVAIEGGSAGGFTTLACLCFTDVFQVGACRYAVSDLMALASETHRFEARYLDGLVGAWPQERNRYQERSPLHHADRIRCPVIFFQGLQDKVVVPEQTERMAAALRSNGVPVEVRTYAEEGHGFRDSAVQVDVLEATEAFFRHHLGLEPHTH, from the coding sequence ATGGCCACCCGCCATCCCCTCTCCGCCCGTCAAGCACTCGGGAGGCAACCCTCCCTGAAAGCACCCAGGATTCTCGGCGACTGGCTGCTGTGGCTCGAGCAGCGCCCGCAGGAGAAAGGCCGCACGACGGCCCTGCTGCGGCGATGGGGACAGCCTGATCACCCGCCACTGGAGTTAACGCCGGCCCCCTGCAACCTGCGTTGCCGGATCCACGAATACGGCGGCGGCGCCAGTGCAGCGGCCCTCCTCGATCATGGTCTCCTCTTCACCTGGATCGATGGCAGCGATGGCTGTCTGTGGGCCCGGTCCTGGAGCGGACTGTCTGGCGGAGACCCTCGATCGGTGGTGGCGAAAGGACCTGCCAAGCGACTGACGGCCCCGGGAGATGGCCTGCTGGGCGGTGGGGTGATCGATCCGAAGCGGCACCGCTGGATCGGCGTGATGGAGCAGGGCGGGCGGGACGACCTGGTGCATGTGGCCCTTGACCACCTGGATCAGACGCCATTGGTGCTGCACCCCGCGGCGGATTTCGCGGGTTACCCCGCTATCAGCCCTGATGGAGACCAGCTGGCTTGGGTGGAGTGGGAACAACCCGCCATGCCCTGGGATGCCGCCGCACTGCGCTGGGCATCCATCAACGCCAACGGTGATCTCGGCACCGTTGGCACGTTGGCCGGGAGCACGCCAGGAGCTGCGCATCCAACCTCGATTTTCCAGCCGCTTTGGCTTCCTGACGGTCAACTGGTCGTGGCGGAGGACGGCAGTGGCTGGTGGAATCTGATGCGGCACCAGAATCCCTGCGACCCCTCGCAGAGCTGGGAACGGCTCTGGCCCATGCAGGCGGAGACTGCGATGCCGCAATGGGTGTTCGGCATGAGCACCACAGCCTGGGATGGTGAGCAGCTGCTCGCCGCAGTGTGCGCTGACGGCCGTTGGCAGTTGAAGCGGCTCAGCGCCGATGGCGCAGTCAGCCTGGTGGACCAACCTTTCGATGACCTTGCGGAGCTGGATGCCGACGCAGGCCGTGCCGTGGCGATCGCCAGCAACAGCACCACCGGGCAGGGGCTGTTGGAACTGCACATGGCCAGTGGACGCTGGAGCCATACGCCGGCTTCAGACGCGGTGTTGGAGCCCGAGCACGTCAGCATCGCCGAACCCTTCTGGTTCGAGGGAGCGGCCGGCCGGCGCACCCACGCCTGGTACTACCCGCCCAGCGGCGGCGCCTCGACTGACACGCCCCTGCTGGTGAAGAGCCACGGCGGTCCAACCGCCATGGCTCGCCGCGGCCTCAGCCTCGGCATTCAGTTTTGGACCACCCGAGGCTGGGGCGTGGTGGATGTGAATTACGGGGGCTCCACTGGGTTCGGGCGGGCTTACCGCGAACGACTCAACGGTGAATGGGGCATGGTGGATGTGCAGGACTGCGCCGCAGCGGCGCAAGCGGTGATCACCAGCGGACGCGCCCACCCGCAGCGGGTGGCCATCGAAGGGGGCAGCGCCGGAGGCTTCACAACCCTGGCCTGCCTCTGCTTCACGGATGTCTTCCAGGTGGGGGCCTGCCGTTATGCGGTCAGCGACCTGATGGCGCTGGCCTCTGAAACCCACCGCTTCGAGGCCCGCTATCTCGACGGTCTGGTGGGGGCATGGCCCCAGGAACGCAATCGTTATCAGGAGCGTTCACCCCTGCACCATGCCGACCGCATCCGCTGTCCGGTGATCTTTTTTCAGGGTCTGCAGGACAAGGTGGTGGTGCCAGAGCAAACGGAACGGATGGCAGCGGCCCTGCGCAGCAATGGCGTCCCGGTTGAGGTGCGCACCTATGCCGAGGAAGGGCATGGCTTCAGGGACAGTGCCGTGCAGGTGGATGTGCTCGAAGCAACGGAAGCCTTCTTCCGCCATCACCTCGGTCTCGAACCCCACACTCACTGA
- a CDS encoding class II aldolase/adducin family protein, producing MATAEFFGNDVLRQQLVAVARRLNGSGLNQGTSGNLSIRIDGGLLVTPSSLPYEQMTAGDLVALDLSGQPLQAGQRRPSSEWRLHADVLASRPEARAVLHCHPVHATALACHDRPIPAFHYMVAVAGGDDIRCAPYATFGTAALSAHVVRALAERQACLMARHGLVTLGSDLEAALRVAVEVETLARMYLQALQLGEPPLLSAEQMEAVHAQFKGLHYGQKDQ from the coding sequence ATGGCCACAGCTGAGTTCTTCGGTAACGACGTTCTGCGGCAGCAACTCGTTGCGGTGGCCCGTCGCCTGAATGGGTCTGGTCTCAACCAAGGCACATCCGGCAACCTCTCCATCCGCATCGACGGCGGACTGCTGGTGACTCCCAGCTCACTCCCTTACGAGCAGATGACTGCCGGGGATCTTGTGGCGTTGGATCTGAGCGGGCAGCCGCTGCAGGCGGGGCAGCGCCGTCCCTCGTCGGAGTGGCGGCTGCATGCGGATGTGCTCGCCTCCCGTCCTGAAGCCCGAGCGGTGCTCCACTGCCATCCGGTGCATGCCACTGCCCTGGCATGTCATGACCGGCCGATCCCCGCTTTCCATTACATGGTGGCGGTGGCCGGAGGGGATGACATCCGCTGCGCCCCCTACGCCACATTCGGGACCGCAGCCTTGTCGGCGCATGTGGTGAGGGCGCTCGCTGAGCGGCAGGCGTGCCTGATGGCCCGGCATGGGCTGGTGACGCTGGGCTCCGATCTTGAGGCTGCCCTGCGCGTCGCCGTGGAGGTGGAAACGCTGGCGAGGATGTATCTGCAGGCCCTGCAGCTGGGTGAGCCTCCCCTGCTCAGTGCGGAGCAGATGGAGGCTGTGCATGCCCAGTTCAAAGGCCTGCACTACGGCCAGAAGGATCAGTGA
- the mtnA gene encoding S-methyl-5-thioribose-1-phosphate isomerase: MNIDGQAWRTIGLEPGGRSVWVIDQTQLPHQFRTLTLSTCAQAAEAIRTMVVRGAPLIGVTGAYGLMLALQEDPGDAALTAAFDQLNATRPTAVNLRWALERVRDRVRPLPPEQRAGAARQEAGLIAEEDVAMCAAIGDHGLEIVQRLAAARPRERQGMPFQVLTHCNAGWLATVDWGTALAPIYKAHRAGLNIHVWVDETRPRNQGASLTAYELGREGVPHTVIVDNAGGHLMQHGEVDAVIVGTDRTTRRGDVCNKIGTYLKALAAHDNGVPFYVALPASTIDWSLDDGVAEIPIEARLAEEVTHIQGRGTDGVITRVQLTPDGSEGFNPAFDVTPARLVTALITDRGVAQASEDGLRGLYGHS; this comes from the coding sequence ATGAATATTGATGGCCAGGCTTGGCGCACCATCGGGCTTGAACCAGGTGGTCGCTCGGTGTGGGTGATCGACCAAACCCAGCTCCCCCATCAGTTCCGAACCCTCACCCTCAGCACCTGTGCTCAGGCGGCTGAGGCCATCCGCACGATGGTGGTGCGCGGCGCTCCGCTCATCGGCGTGACCGGTGCCTACGGGCTGATGCTGGCACTGCAGGAGGATCCCGGTGATGCGGCGCTGACAGCGGCTTTTGACCAGCTCAATGCCACCAGGCCCACAGCGGTGAATCTGCGCTGGGCCCTGGAGCGCGTGCGCGATCGGGTGCGTCCCCTGCCGCCGGAGCAACGGGCTGGCGCCGCCAGGCAGGAGGCGGGTCTGATTGCTGAGGAGGACGTGGCGATGTGTGCGGCCATCGGCGATCACGGCCTTGAGATTGTCCAGCGGCTGGCGGCCGCTCGCCCCCGGGAACGCCAGGGGATGCCCTTCCAGGTGCTGACCCACTGCAACGCTGGCTGGCTGGCCACCGTGGACTGGGGCACTGCTCTGGCTCCCATTTATAAGGCCCATCGCGCCGGGCTCAACATTCACGTGTGGGTTGATGAGACCCGTCCACGGAACCAAGGGGCTTCACTCACCGCCTATGAACTGGGGCGGGAGGGGGTGCCGCATACGGTGATCGTCGACAACGCCGGCGGCCATTTGATGCAGCACGGTGAGGTGGATGCGGTGATCGTCGGCACCGACCGCACCACGCGCCGCGGCGATGTTTGCAACAAGATCGGCACCTACCTCAAGGCCCTGGCTGCCCACGACAACGGCGTGCCGTTTTACGTGGCACTGCCTGCTTCCACGATCGACTGGAGCTTGGATGACGGTGTGGCCGAGATCCCGATTGAAGCCCGGTTGGCCGAGGAGGTGACCCACATCCAGGGGCGCGGCACGGATGGAGTGATCACCCGTGTTCAACTCACTCCCGATGGCAGCGAGGGATTTAATCCTGCCTTCGACGTCACCCCAGCCCGGCTAGTGACGGCTCTGATTACCGATCGGGGCGTGGCCCAGGCCAGCGAGGACGGCTTGCGGGGGCTTTATGGCCACAGCTGA